A stretch of DNA from Temnothorax longispinosus isolate EJ_2023e chromosome 2, Tlon_JGU_v1, whole genome shotgun sequence:
atcgcgtaataatttatttgccgCAGTAACGAAGTGGACGTTCGCGAGTGAAATTGTCTCTGCCGATTCGAAACGCGTTTCTAATGCTTTCAACGATGACTTTCGGATGAAAACGTGAAGATATACTTAAATGCTGAACGACAGCTTTATGCGGGCGTACGTTCATCTATTTATCTTGATCCCTTCAAGTTATTTCGCTCAATGTCAACACGCTTTTACATCACCCCGTGGGTGGTAATATCTCGAAAGGAAAAATCCCAGCGTCGAGATAGATGCGCGGTGGTGTTCCCAGGCTGGGGCattgcgtgcgtgcatgcgtgtcGAGACTGTCGAGGCTGTGGAATgcgttttttttgtaaaagggagaaagagagagagagagagcgagagagaaagatacaGAGCGAGAGATCGGAGTCGGTAAAGGGCAATTCAGACGGGACGAATATTTACTTTACTCACGTCCCTCACGCCTACAGTCAAATAGATTTGCCTCTTCTCAATCCCATCATTCATACAAATCTTAATAGCTCCGTGATCGTGCTTCAAATTCCACGATAATCtcttaccttttttttgagaGCGAAAGATCTTacttgtttctctctcttttatctACCTTTTCTATCTTAGTAGGTTCTCACGCATGCTATTCCCAAATTCAGACAATGAGAAAGGAATGTCGGTACCGCCAACACATAGCGTGACTCATAAAttgacataaaatagggtTTCGCAAAAACGCAGGCTACCCGTACCGAGGAATTTGTACCATAAGTCACGTTTTGCCTTTTTTTCCCCCGCAGATTTTTGCGCAAGCAGACGTTGCGCCCGAGGAAAATGATGGAACTGGATCGAATCGGACACAAGGATTGGGACAAGAAGAAGCCATATGACGTACCGACTTTGACCGCGAAATCAACGGTGCCTGACGATGTGGACTACACGGATTATCGATTTGAGAGCGCGAGGTTGGATTCCTTCGGCGATTGGCCCGTGCCGTTCGTCGATCCCAAGAAGTTGGCGGCCGCTGGCTTTTTCTATACCAAACAGAACGATGCGGTAAAGTGCTTTATGTGCTCGATCGTCCTGTCCGGATGGGTAGACGGCGACGACCCAATGGCGGAACACCAACGTTGGTCCGGAAGATGCCGATTCGTCCGTAGTCTCCCTTGCGGAAATGTGCCAATCGATGCCGATCCCAGCACGATCCCCAAAATGCCCAAATGTTTAGACACCTGCGGGCTTTACGGCGTCAAGTATATGCcttattctagttcagacacCGATCCGTCGACGGAGGAAACCATGAAGCCCGAGATCAACGAGGACATCGAAATCACCGTCTTCTGGGATTCCACCACGAACGCGAATTTCACGGCCAAGCTCGGCGACGTGTTAGGTTCGAAGCAGCCCACATACGCttcctacgagcggagattaCACTCCTTCGCCACGTGGCCCGATACGGTGTGCCAAAGAAAAGAGGACCTGGCGGCCGCCGGTTTCTTCTACCTCAGCGGCCTTTACGAACACTCCGATGAAACGATGTGTTTCTACTGCGGGGGATGCTTGAAGAACTGGGAACCGACTGACAATCCTGTGGAGGAGCACGTCAAGTGGTTTCCCGAATGCAGGTTTATCAAAAAGGTAATAGCGGAGAAGCAGTTGAAGAAGAAAGACGACTCGTGCACATCATCCACGGAACAGACGGACCACGACACCTGCATCGAGATTGAGAAAGGGACGACTGTAACGTGCGACTACATTTGTTAGTGTCTGAAACGATAAGCAAACCATTCTCTTTTTAAATCCGactgaaacaaataataagaCTGTATTACAATAGCAGAGAAGCATGGCGCGTATCTACCATGCGATTATTTCGCCGTATGTACAGATAGTGACCTCACGCATGCGAAATTTTGTACGTCCGCGTGTTAGACAATATGTTCGAGAGCCATGTTGTTTTATCAGTCTctatcgtaataaaaaatccgTTTTTTGCTGAACTGGCTGCGCTAGgctcagagtttatctttttccttccaatgtaaaaaagaaaataacgtctgaactagtgcagccagttcagcgATAGAAAACCGATTCAAAGATACATTTAGGCGTGTACAGTTGTTCGGTATGCATGAGAGCGGTTCACAACgatctaatttaataattgacgCGAATGACATGACTCATTAACGCatcaatttgatatatttacacattGTAACATGGACGAAACTTtcgttgtaatttttaacgtaataAATGTGCACTTAAGTTTATTTAAGTACTTATTCAAATCATCGTGAGGTATGtgtgataaattttatcgGTCGACTATATTATCAATTGCTGATCAGTATTATAGCGAATAgtgttatataatgtatagtGCAAACATAATACCTCATAGTGTatcatattacaaattaattgcactattatgaaaaattgacgtggattatcaaaatataaattttataaagaaggAATGTAACCGaacgtttttaaatttatattatctcgACCTTTCAgtcaatatcattttttacttGCATAGATTACGCATTGACAGATTTATTTACGATTAGATAGCTGATTTATAATTACCACGTATTATTTGTGAAACGCAACCtatttattttccttctcGAAAAAgatgagaataaaaataagttgaaGATCGAATTAAAGATAACGGTTCCGAGATATAAACAAGAGGCAAATATAAGATCAAGATAGGAATTAAAATAGGAATGTTTATCTAGACCGTCATTTACCTTTCAGTTAATTCATGAAATAGCACGAGCGAGTATTTAGAATTCCTTCAAG
This window harbors:
- the LOC139808509 gene encoding death-associated inhibitor of apoptosis 1-like isoform X2 — translated: MMELDRIGHKDWDKKKPYDVPTLTAKSTVPDDVDYTDYRFESARLDSFGDWPVPFVDPKKLAAAGFFYTKQNDAVKCFMCSIVLSGWVDGDDPMAEHQRWSGRCRFVRSLPCGNVPIDADPSTIPKMPKCLDTCGLYGVKYMPYSSSDTDPSTEETMKPEINEDIEITVFWDSTTNANFTAKLGDVLGSKQPTYASYERRLHSFATWPDTVCQRKEDLAAAGFFYLSGLYEHSDETMCFYCGGCLKNWEPTDNPVEEHVKWFPECRFIKKVIAEKQLKKKDDSCTSSTEQTDHDTCIEIEKGTTVTCDYIC
- the LOC139808509 gene encoding death-associated inhibitor of apoptosis 1-like isoform X1, which produces MLNDSFMRAFLRKQTLRPRKMMELDRIGHKDWDKKKPYDVPTLTAKSTVPDDVDYTDYRFESARLDSFGDWPVPFVDPKKLAAAGFFYTKQNDAVKCFMCSIVLSGWVDGDDPMAEHQRWSGRCRFVRSLPCGNVPIDADPSTIPKMPKCLDTCGLYGVKYMPYSSSDTDPSTEETMKPEINEDIEITVFWDSTTNANFTAKLGDVLGSKQPTYASYERRLHSFATWPDTVCQRKEDLAAAGFFYLSGLYEHSDETMCFYCGGCLKNWEPTDNPVEEHVKWFPECRFIKKVIAEKQLKKKDDSCTSSTEQTDHDTCIEIEKGTTVTCDYIC